A section of the Streptomyces sp. CG1 genome encodes:
- a CDS encoding DUF6624 domain-containing protein, producing the protein MTTQPQRPDLARTLVDRAERARTHRALLVRGLLSPTEINMERHVDRADAQVLGRIVTDHGWPGKTLVGEDGAEAAWHLALHADYDPALQQLALRLLAAAVEEGEATIQQWAHLHDRCSVNAGQPQVFGTQHCRSPAGMQMLPTQDPDHLDARRASVGLPPHAVACEALRQRHRREPEGEQSRDDDQARPVLLGSAA; encoded by the coding sequence ATGACCACACAGCCGCAGCGGCCCGACCTCGCCCGAACCCTCGTCGACCGTGCCGAAAGAGCGCGGACACACCGCGCCCTCCTCGTCCGCGGGCTGCTGAGCCCGACCGAGATCAACATGGAACGGCACGTCGATCGCGCCGACGCCCAGGTGCTGGGGCGGATTGTCACGGACCACGGCTGGCCCGGCAAGACCCTGGTCGGCGAGGACGGCGCCGAAGCCGCCTGGCACCTCGCCCTGCACGCTGACTATGACCCGGCCCTTCAACAGCTGGCGCTCAGGCTCCTGGCCGCCGCTGTCGAAGAGGGTGAGGCGACGATCCAGCAGTGGGCGCACCTCCACGACCGGTGCAGCGTCAACGCCGGACAGCCGCAGGTCTTCGGTACCCAGCACTGCCGCAGCCCCGCCGGCATGCAGATGCTGCCGACGCAGGACCCGGATCACCTCGACGCCCGTCGTGCCAGCGTGGGCCTGCCGCCGCACGCTGTCGCCTGCGAGGCCCTGCGGCAGCGCCACCGCCGCGAGCCGGAGGGCGAGCAGTCTCGTGACGACGACCAGGCGCGGCCCGTGCTCCTAGGGAGCGCCGCATGA
- a CDS encoding DUF6415 family natural product biosynthesis protein: protein MSAVHPSLALCDAAAARSMDVGSARPAASRTLFDLLGALGGALLDDYLELVLGWGAAPLQPDEIPKIVSCLQGCLWGLVTEAMNRVKGRPDQDLIKRIGFAVCLDVEGAAEGFHPDDAYVRRLAMLVSDLVDRVAEHDDGPLPTFDARPAFRGWWSA, encoded by the coding sequence GTGAGCGCAGTGCACCCGTCGTTGGCCCTGTGCGATGCAGCCGCAGCCCGCAGTATGGATGTCGGGTCCGCCCGGCCCGCTGCCTCACGAACCCTGTTCGACTTGCTGGGGGCGCTTGGTGGCGCGCTCCTCGACGACTACCTGGAGTTGGTCCTCGGCTGGGGTGCCGCACCGTTGCAGCCGGACGAGATTCCGAAGATCGTGTCCTGCTTGCAGGGCTGCCTGTGGGGGCTCGTGACCGAGGCCATGAATCGCGTCAAGGGGCGTCCGGACCAGGATCTGATCAAGCGGATCGGCTTTGCTGTGTGCCTCGACGTCGAGGGGGCAGCGGAGGGTTTCCATCCCGATGACGCCTACGTACGCCGTCTCGCCATGCTCGTTTCGGACCTGGTCGACCGGGTGGCCGAGCATGACGATGGTCCGCTCCCGACCTTCGATGCCCGCCCCGCGTTCCGTGGTTGGTGGTCGGCGTGA